The Streptomyces sp. NBC_01276 genome contains the following window.
TGCACGCTGAGCATGGCCACGCGGCGCGGCTTGCGGTGGTGGCCGACGGCCGGGAGGCGCAGGCGGGGCGGGTCGTGGCGGGTGCCGCGTGCGGCGGCGATGCGGCCGCTGATGCTGCCGCCGAGACGGGACACGTACTGGCTCAAGGGAGCAGTTCCTCTCGCTCGGATCGCTCGGACGACGGGCGGGCAGCGCATGCGGGGCGGCATGGCTGCGGGAGCGCGGTCGGCGCCCTGCAAGGAGTGCAACCCGGATGGCGGTCCCCCGCATTCCGGGAGGCCCGGACTTCCTGCTCGGTTTGCCGGTTTTTTATCTTGCCGGGCCGCTCGGCATACGCTCGGCGCATGGTCTCCCGCAGCACTCCGCCGCCCCCGAAGCGCCCTGTCGGCACCGTGACGCGCGGGACCACGAACCCGAACCGGCTGCGGCGCATGGACCGCTGGATCGCGGCCTCGCACGGGGCGGCGCTGCGCCGCGCCGACGCTCCGGTGGCGGTCGACCTCGGGTACGGGGCCGCGCCCTGGACGGCGGTGGAGCTGCTGGCGCGGCTGCGGGAGGCGGCGCCGCGGGTGCGGGTGGTCGGCATCGAGATCGAGCCGGCCCGGGTGACGGGGGCGAAGCCGTACGAGCGGGAGGGGCTGAGCTTCCGGCACGGCGGCTTCGAGGTGCCGCTGGAGGGCGGGGAGCGCCCGGCCCTGATCCGCGCGGCGAACGTATTGCGCCAGTACGACGAGGAGCAGGTCGCGGAGGTCTGGCAGCGGCTCTGCGCACGGCTGGCCCCGGGCGGGCTGCTGGTGGAGGGGACCTGCGACGAGATCGGGCGGCGGCACGTGTGGGTCGCGCTGGGGCCCGAGGGGCCGCGCACGGTGACGTTCGCGACCCGGCTGGGTTCCCTGGAGCGCCCCTCGGACCTGGCGGAGCGGCTGCCGAAGGCGCTG
Protein-coding sequences here:
- a CDS encoding class I SAM-dependent methyltransferase, producing MVSRSTPPPPKRPVGTVTRGTTNPNRLRRMDRWIAASHGAALRRADAPVAVDLGYGAAPWTAVELLARLREAAPRVRVVGIEIEPARVTGAKPYEREGLSFRHGGFEVPLEGGERPALIRAANVLRQYDEEQVAEVWQRLCARLAPGGLLVEGTCDEIGRRHVWVALGPEGPRTVTFATRLGSLERPSDLAERLPKALIHRNVPGEPVHAFLRDFDRAWAAAAPYASYGARQRWIRTARALAADWPLADGPGRWRQGELTVRWEALRPAG